Genomic window (Streptomyces sp. LX-29):
TCTCGGACACCGCGACCACGCTGGCGCGTCAGCACCGGGAGGACATGACACGGAAGATCAAGGACTCGTTGGAGCGGTTCGGCCGTTTCAAGGAGCGCTACGGCACGGAGGCGGAGCGGCTGGAGGTCTACCAGACCGACGCCTTCCCCGGCTTCTCCGCGCTCGCGGTCGACATGGACGACCGCAACGGGCTGATCCTCTACTCCGCGTATCTGACGGGGACCAGCCCCTACGGGGTGATCGAGCGCGGCGACATGCCGCACTACCTGATCAGCCCGGCCGCCGGCCGGGTCTTCCAACGCATCCGCGAACTGGCGCAGGTACGCGGCACGGAGGGCAATGTGCAGCGGGTGCTGTGACCCGCGAGCCGCGGCGCCCGGCCCCGGACCGGCGGGTGACGCGCGAGGCCCGGCGGGTGACACGCCAGCCCCGGCGGGTGACGCGCGAGGCCGGCTGTACGACCCGCGACGCCCGCTGCTGAACGGTTTCAGCGCACCGACGCGGTCCACGGCATCGCGATCCACACGGTCTTGCCGCCCTCCGGAGTCGGGGTGACGAAGAGACTGCCACCGGACTCCGCGGTGAGACATCGGATGATGACCATGCCCCGGCCGTTGTCCTGCTGGACGGCGGCCGGCATGCGCTTGGGCCATCGGGGGTGGCTGTCGGTGACGCCGATGCGCAGCCGCTCGTCCCGATCGAGGCGGACGTCGACGGTGAAGACCGGCGACTGGCCCGAGGTGTGCTGGACGGCGTTGGTCGCGAGCTCGGAGACGATCAGCCGCACCGTTTCGGCGGCTTCCGCGCTCGCGGGCAGACCCCATTCGGTCAGCACGCTCGTCACGTATTTTCGGGCCTCGGCGACCGAGGCGGGGGAGCTCGGCAGAGTGACGGATGCTTCCTGGTGGTCAGCCATGGCGACCTGTCCCTTTCCCACCGGGGCCGGTCCACGCCACGTCGCGCGTCCCACGGGCGACGTCGGAAAAGCCGAGACCGGCCTCGGACGGCTCTATTCGTCAGAGTGCCACCGATGCCGCCGCGTCGTAGGCGATCCACCAAGATATGCATATATCTGTCGCTCGAAGCGGTGAACTCTACGACGGAAGAGCGTATTTACCCGCCACACTGACCCATCGGCTTCGACGCGGTCCCGGTGGGGCGGCGGCGAGGCCGTCGGAGGGTCGGGAGCGGACGGTCGAGTCGGAGGGAGTCGCATGCGATACGGTCCCGCGGTGCGCCGGAGGAAGCTCGGCGCCGAGCTTCGCCGACTGCGCGATCTGGCCGGACTGACGAGCGGTGAGGCCGCGCACCGCGTGGGGTGGCACCAGTCGAAGATCAGCCGCCTGGAGACCGGGCACAGCGGGGCGAAGTCGGCCGATGTGGTGCGGCTGCTGGATGTCTACGGCGTGGCCGACCCCGAGCTGCGGGCACTGCTGGAGGCGCTGTGCGGCGGGGGCGCCGAGGACCCGGAGGGCTCACGGCGGGGCTGGTGGTACGCGTACCGGGACCTGCTGCCGCCCGCGTACCGCGACTTCATCAGCCTGGAGGCGGAGGCGGCACGGGCCCGCTCCCTGGAGACGACGGTGGTGCCGGGGCTGTTGCAGACCGCGGGCTATGCGCGAGCCGTCACCCGCGCGGCGCTCCCGGAGCTGCCCGCCTCCCAGGTGGAGGCGCTGGTGGAGGTGCGGATCGCGCGCCAGTCGGTGCTGCGTGGCGCCCGACCGCTACGGCTGCACGTGGTGCTGGACGAGGCGGTGTTGCGGCGCGCGGTGGGCGGCAGGGAGGTGATGGCGGGGCAGCTGCGGCACCTTCTGACGATGGGGGAACTGGGGCAGGTGCGCCTTCAGGTGCTGCCGTTCTCCCGGGGGATGCCGATCGGCATCACCGGTCCTTTCATCATCTTCTCTTTTCCGCGTATTTCTGACCTGGATGTGGTTGTTCTCGACCACTTGACGAGTAGCCTCTACTTGGAGCGGAAAGAAGACCTCCGGATGTACGCCAGCGCATTCGAGACGCTGTGCGCGAACGCCCTGCCTTATGAGGACTCGTTGCATTTCATCGCCGCCATCGGCGAAGGAGCGTGAGGGGACACCATGACCACCCTGTCCCGGTCCAGTACTTCCCGCCTGCCGTTCGCCAGCCGGCCGTCCATGAGTTCGGCGGCCCGGCGTTCGACCCTTGAATGTTCCATCGTGAATCACCGGTCCGAAAGTCCGGTCCCGGGCGCCGCGCAATGGCGGCGCAGCAGTTACAGCGTCGGAATGAACAACTGCGTCGAGACGACCGTCACCGTCACCGGTCGGCTCGCCGTTCGGGATTCCAAACGCGCCGCGGGTCCCATGCTCGAATTCTCGCCATCCGCCTGGTCCACCTTCCTCACCGGACTGCGCAAGCCGGCGGGTACCGCGGCGCGCTGAGCACCCTCAGCCGACCGGCGCGTGGGCCGCGACCACCGCGACGGCCTCGGCCACCTGCGCGTCCGTCAGGTCCGCGCGCGCCGTCAGCCGCAGCCGGGAGATGCCGTCCGGCACCGACGGCGGGCGGAAACACCCGACCACCAGCCCCGCCGTCCGGCAGTCGGCCGCCCAGCGCACCGCCTGCTCGGGCCCCGGCGCGCGGACCGAGACCACCGAGGCGTCCGGTCTGACCGCGGCGAGACCCGCCGCGGTCAGGCCCTGGTGCAGCGCCGCCGCCACGGCGCGGGCGCGGGCCGCGCGCTCCGGCTCGCGGCGGAGCAGCCGCAGGCTCGCCAGGGCCGCGCCGGCGGCCGCCGGGTTGAGCCCGGTGTCGAAGATGAACGTACGGGCGGCGTTGACCAGGTGCTCGATGACCCGGGCCGGCCCGAGGACCGCACCGCCCTGACTGCCCAGCGACTTGGACAGGGTGACGGTGGCGACCACGTCCGGCACGCCGGCCAGTCCGGCCGCGTGCAGGGCGCCGCGCCCGCCCTCACCCAGCACGCCGAGGCCGTGCGCGTCGTCCACCAGCAGCGCCGCTCCCCCGCCTCGGCAGGCGTCGGCGAGGTCGGCCAGCGGGGCGGCGTCGCCGTCGACGGAGAACACCGAGTCGGTGACGACCAGCGCCGTGCCGTCGTGTCCGGCCAGCACCTTGCGGACGGCCTCGGGGTCGGCGTGCGGAGCGACCTCGGTGCGGGCGCGGGCGAGCCGGCAGCCGTCGATGAGCGAGGCGTGGTTGCCCGCATCGGAGACGATGAGCGCGCCGGGCCCGTCGGGTGCGGCCACCGCCGGTCCGCTCAGCGCCGTGACGGCGGCCAGGTTGGCGGCGTAGCCGGAGGACAGCACCAGCGCCGCCTCGAAGCCGCAGAAGGCGGCGAGTTCCGCCTCCAGCTCCGCGTGCAGTTCGGTGGAGCCGGTGACCAGCCGGGAGCCGGTCGATCCGGCGCCCCAGCGGCCGGCCGCCGCGGCGGCGGCCGCGGTGACCTCCGGATGGCGGGCGAGCCCGAGGTAGTCGTTGCTCGCCAGGTCCAGCAGCGGGGAGTCGGCCGGGCGGGGGCGCACCGCACGGACCAGCCCCGCGCGGTGGCGGCGCTCTCGCTCCGCGTCGAGCCAGCCGAACGGGTCCGGGTGAGGGTGCTGGGGCATCGGCCGTCCTTCGCCTTCCGTGCGACGCGGGCCAAGGGCCGCTGTTGTATGCAGTCCATAGAACGTAGCGGTGACGGCGCGTGGGCAGGGTGTGGCAATACACACACCTCGAACGGGCTGAGTTGTGCGATGTCTACCTTGGCCGTAGGCGGTGCCGTAGGACAGGATCATCGCCATGGACCTGCTGAACACCCTGGTGGACAAGGGACTGCGGCGCGAGTCGCCGACCCGCGAAGAGGCACTCGCCGTCCTGGCGACGTCCGACGACGACCTGCTCGACGTGGTGGCGGCGGCCGGCAAGGTGCGCCGCGCCTGGTTCGGGCGTCGGGTGAAGCTCAACTATCTGGTGAACCTCAAGTCCGGGCTGTGCCCCGAGGACTGCTCGTACTGCTCCCAGCGGCTCGGCTCCAAGGCCGAGATCCTCAAGTACACCTGGCTCAAGGCCGACGAGGCGGCGGCCGCGGCGAAGGCGGGGGTCGCCGGGGGCGCCAAGCGGGTGTGCCTGGTGGCGAGCGGACGCGGTCCGACCGACCGGGACGTGGAGCGGGTCTCGAAGACCATCGCCGCCATCAAGGAGGAGAACGAGGAGATCGAGGTCTGCGCCTGTCTCGGCCTGCTGTCCGAGGGACAGGCGGAGCGGCTGCGCGACGCGGGTGCGGACGCGTACAACCACAACCTCAACACCTCAGAGGCGACATACGGGGACATCACCACCACCCACACCTACGCGGACCGCGTCTCCACGGTGCAGCAGGCCCAGGCCGCGGGCATGTCGGCCTGCTCCGGGCTGATCGCGGGCATGGGCGAGACGGACGAGGACCTGGTCGACGTGGTCTTCTCGCTGCGCGAGCTGGACCCGGACTCGGTGCCGGTGAACTTCCTCATCCCCTTCGAGGGCACCCCGCTGGCCAAGGAGTGGAACCTCACCCCGCAGCGCTGCCTGCGCATCCTGGCCATGGTGCGGTTCGTCTGCCCGGATGTGGAGGTGCGGCTGGCCGGCGGGCGCGAGGTCCATCTGCGGTCGATGCAGCCGCTGGCGCTCCACCTGGCCAACTCGATCTTCCTCGGCGACTACCTCACCAGCGAGGGCCAGGCCGGCAAGGACGACCTGGCGATGATCGCTGACGCCGGCTTCGAGGTGGAGGGCGCCGACACCACCACGCTGCCCGCGCACCGCGCCGACGCGCTCGCGGCCGCCGCGGGCGGCTGCGGCTCGCACGCCGGAGGCGGCTGCGGAAGCCACGAGTCGAGCGGCTGCGGCGGGCACGAGGAGACCGGCGGCTGTGGGCCGTGCGGCGGCGGTGCGGATGTGGCACCGTCCCAGGCCGACCCGGGTCAGGCCCGTACGGACCTGGTCGCCGTCCGCCGCCGCGGCGCCGGCACGGACCTGGCGCCCAATGCCTGAGCCGCTCACCGCGAGCGAGTTGCTCGCCCTGGACCGGCAGCACGTCTGGCACCCCTACGGCCCGATGCCGGGACGTCAGGACCCGCTGATCGTGGAGTCCGCGGCCGGCGTCCGGCTGCGGCTCGCCGAACCGGTGGAGGGCCACCACGAGCTCGTCGACGGGATGTCCTCGTGGTGGTCGGCCCTGCACGGCTACAACCACCCGGTGCTCAACGAGGCGGCGCGCGGCCAGCTGGACAAGATGAGCCATGTGATGTTCGGCGGGCTCACCCATGAGCCCGCCGTCCGGCTCGCCACCCGACTGGTGGAGATCACCCCCGAGCCGCTGCGGCACGTCTTCCTGTCCGACTCCGGCTCGGTGTCGGTGGAGGTCGGGCTGAAGATGTGCCTCCAGTACTGGCGCTCGCTGGGCCGGCCGGGCAAGCAGCGCATGCTGACCTGGCGCGCCGGCTACCACGGCGACACCTGGCAGCCGATGGCGCTGTGCGACCCGGACGGCGGCATGCACGACCTGTGGTCCGGGGCGCTGCCCCGGCACATCTTCGCGGACGCGCCGCCGACCGGCTTCGACGCCGAGCCCGACCCGGCCTACGTGGCGCATCTGCGGGAACTGATAGCCCGACACGCCGACGAGCTGGCCGCGGTGATCGTGGAGCCGGTGGTGCAGAACGCCGGCGGCATGCGCTTCCACTCCCCCGGCTATCTGCGGGCGCTGCGCGCGGCGTGCGACGAGCACGACGTGCTGCTGGTGTTCGACGAGATCGCCACCGGCTTCGGGCGCACCGGCGCGCTCTTCGCCGCGGACCACGCCGGGGTCTCCCCCGACGTGATGTGCCTGGGCAAGGCGCTCACCGGCGGGTATCTGACCATGGCGGCCACGCTGTGCACCGAGCGGGTGGCGGAGGGGATCTCGCGGGGCGAGGTGCCCGTGCTGGCCCACGGGCCGACCTTCATGGGCAACCCGCTGGCCGCCGCGGTGGCCAACGCCTCCCTCGACCTGCTGCTGTCCCAGGACTGGGCCGGCGAGGTCAAGCGCATCGAGGCCGGACTGCGGGACGGGCTGGCCCCGGCGCTGGAGCTGCCCGGAGTCCGGGACGTACGGGTGTTGGGCGCCATCGGCGTCGTGCAGCTGGACCGGCCCCTCGACACGGCGACCATGGCGGCGGCGTCGCGAGCGGCCTTCCGCGAGGGCGTGTGGCTGCGGCCGTTCCGCGATCTGCTCTACACGATGCCGCCGTTCGTCACCGACGACGAGGATCTGGCGCGGATCTGCACGGCGGTGCGCGCGGCGGCCGCGGCGGCCTGACGACGCACCGCGGTCGGCGGACGAGAGCCACGGAAGAAAAGGGCGAAGAAGAGACATGTCGATACTGGTCGTCACGGGGACGAACACCGAGGTCGGCAAGACCGTGGTGACCGCGGCGCTGGCCGCGGCGGCGCTGGCGCGGGGCCGCTCGGTGGCCGTGCTCAAGCCCGCTCAGACCGGGGTCGCCGAGGGCGAGCCGGGCGACGTGGCCGAGGTGGCGCGGCTCGCCGGCCCGGTCACCGGCCGGGAGCTGGCCCGGTTCCCGGAGCCGCTGGCACCGAACACGGCGGCCCGGCGGGCCGGGCTGGCCCCGGTGCGGCCCCACGAGGTGGAGCGCGCGGCGCGGGAGCTCGCCGCCGACCACGACCTGGTGCTGGTCGAGGGCGCGGGCGGGCTGCTGGTGCGGATGGACGACGCCGGCGCCACGCTCGCGGACGTGGCCGGGCTGCTGGACGCGCCGGTGCTGGTCGTCGCCCAGGCGGGGCTGGGCACGCTCAACATCGCCGAGCTGACGGCGGAGGCGCTCAGGTCGCGCGGGCTCACCTGCCACGGCCTGGTCATCGGCAGCTGGCCGGACTCCCCCGGCCTGGCCGACCGCTGCAACCTCGCCGACTTCCCCAAGGTCACCGGCGCCCCGCTGCTGGGCGCGCTCCCCGAGGGCGCCGGCGCGCTGTCGCCCGCCGACTTCCGCGCCGCCGCGAGCGGTTGGCTGGCCCCGGAGCTGGCCGGCACCTGGGACGCGGCACGGTTCGCGGCCGACCATCGCTGAGCCGGGCCCAGGGGCGGCGGCGCGTCACCCCTTGGGGGCAGAAGGGGCCACGCCGCCAGGGCTCAACCACCCGCCACGGGGGCACAATCGCGGTAACCGCAGCCGTCGGGAAGGGGTACCGCGATGCCCGTGCTCAGCCGCAAGCCCCCGCGTGACGCCGTCCACCATCCGCTCTTCGCCCGCTGCTACGCGAGAGTCGGCGCGCTCGCGGACCGGCGCGCCGGGGTCGCCGAGGTGCGGCGGGAGCTGCTGGCGGGACTGTCCGGGCGGGTGATCGAGATCGGCGCCGGCTCCGGGCTGAACTTCCCGCACTACCCCGGCACGGTCTCCGAGGTGGTCGCCATCGAGCCCGAGCGGCATCTGCGACAACTGGCCGTCCAGGCCGGGGTGCGGGCCCAGGTGCCGGTGGACGTGGTGCCGGGCACGGCGGAGGCGCTGCCGGTCAAGAGCGAGGCGTTCGACGCCGCCGTCGTCTCACTGGTGCTGTGCTCCGTCCGGGATCCCGGGCGCGCCCTCGCCGAGCTGCTGCGGGTGCTGCGCCCCGGCGGCGAGCTGCGCTTCTTCGAACACGGACGGGCGGAGGGCCGGGCGCTGGCACTGACCCAGCGCGCCCTGGACCGTACGGTGTGGCCGCTGCTGTTCGGCGGCTGCCACACGGCGCGGGAGCCGCTGGCGCTCATCGAGGCGGCCGGCTTCGAGGTGACCGACCACCGACGGCTGCGGGTCCCGCCGGGCCGGGTGACGCTGCCCTCGTCCCCGTGCGTGCTCGGGGTGGCGCATCGGTCCGGATGACCATAGCGGTCGGGACGACCACGACGGCCCGGAGATCACGTCGCTCCGGACGACGCCGGCGGCCCGGACGACCATGACGCTCACCGCGACCACCTCGCTCCGGACCACCACGTCGGCCCGGCCGGGCGACGCGCCGCGGAGGAGGGCGCCGCCTGAGCGGATCTGGTGAATACGGCTGCGGTTCGGCAGCGCCCTGAAGGGGCGCGGGGCCGTGACGTGTGCGGCTCCGCCGCGCGGGCGCGACCAGCCACAACGGGCCCGCAGGCGAACGACGGCCCGTTACGACACTTCCCGCAGAGCGCTCAGCGGCTCCAGGAGCGCAGTTCGGCCGCGATCAGCCGCACGTCGACCGCGCCGTCCCGGACCAGCCGGGCGAGGTCGCGGACGCGTTCGGGGGTGGCGGTGACCCGCACCCCGCTGGCGACGAGGTAGCCGTAGGCGACGGCGCAGGCGAAGAGCGCGTTGGACCGCTCCAGGGCGGGCACCAGCAGCAGGAGTTGCAGCAGCGCGGCGGCGCGGGTCTGGGGGTCGCCGTAGATGGGCGTGCCGAAGATCTCGGCCTCGTGCCGACTCACGGCGGCGACGAGGGCGCCGTAGTCCGTGACCGCGGGGTCGCCGGGGGTGTGGCGCTCCGCGATCATGAGTAGCCAGGCGAGGTCGATCCGCAGGTTCAAGGGCGGTCGTCGCCCTGCCGCCCGAACTCCTCCGCGAACACCGTGCGGTACTGCTCCATGAAGTCGGCGGCGGCCTCCACGAAGGTCTGTCCCGCCTCGCCGGCGTCCTTGCGGACCAGTTCTTCGATGTAGCGGTTCACGCTCACGCCGCGCTGGAGCGCGCGCTCCCGCGCGGCCTCCGCGGTGGCCTCGTCCACCCGGACGTTCAGCTGCGTCTTCCCCATGCCTCGAAGCTAGCGCCGAAGCGCTAGCACCGGCAAGGGCCAGCCGGCGCCGGCGGTTCACCCGTATGCCCTCGCTGGGCGTCGCCCGCGCAGGCGCGCCGGCTCCGCGCGGGCGCCGTCGTCGATGGACGGCGCACAACGGTGGCCGGTCGGGCGTACCCGCGCCTAGTCTCGGCACATACACGCTCATCGACACGGGGAGGCGTGGTGTCCACAGCGGAGGAGGGCAGGACGCGTCGGTCGGGCACCGCCGCCCGCGCCGCGGCCCTGACCAAGGCGTACGGCAGCGGCGAGACGGCCGTGGTGGCGCTGGACGCGGTGGACGTGGAGATCGCGCGAGGCCGGTTCACGGCGGTGATGGGCCCCTCCGGCTCGGGCAAGTCCACGCTGATGCACTGCCTGGCGGGGCTGGACACGGTCTCCTCGGGCCGGGTCTGGCTGGGCGACACCGAGATCACCGGGCTGAACGACCGGGAGCTGACGCGGCTGCGCCGGGACCGGGTGGGCTTCGTCTTCCAGGCGTTCAACCTGCTGCCCACCCTCACCGCGGCCGAGAACATCACGCTGCCGATGGACATCGCGGGCCGCAGGCCCGATCCGCGCTGGCTGGACAAGGTCATCGACACCCTCGGGCTGCGGGACCGGCTGGGGCACCGGCCCAGCCAGCTCTCCGGCGGCCAGCAGCAGCGCGTCGCCTGCGCCCGCGCGCTCGCCTCCCGCCCCGAGCTGATCTTCGCGGACGAGCCCACCGGCAACCTCGACTCGCGCTCCGGCCTCGATGTGCTGCGCTTCCTGCGGGAGGCGGTGGACGAGCTGGGCCAGACCGTGGTCATGGTGACCCACGACCCGAGCGCCGCGGCCCATGCGGACCTGGTGCTCTTCCTCGGCGACGGCCGCATCGTGGATCAGATGCCGAACCCGACGGCCGAGGCCGTGCTGGAGCGCCTGCGGCTGTTCACCGGTCGCTACGCGCCGGCGGACGCCACCCCGAGCGGCTCGGCGCCCGGCACCGGTCCCGGGCCGTACGACGCCGACGCCGCGCCGTATGACGCCGACCCCGGCGCGTCCCCCGGCGACGCCCGCCGCGGCGCGCTCGACCCCGACCTCGACCCCGACGGCAGAGGCTGAGCGTCGCCATGCTCCGGGCCACGCTGCGCGGCTTCATCGCCCACAAGGGCCGGCTGCTGCTGTCGGCGCTGGCGGTGCTGCTGTCGGTGGCCTTCGTCACCGGAAGCCTGATCTTCTCCGACACCGTCAACCGCACCTTCGACCGACTGTTCGCCTCGACCTCCTCGGACGTGTCGATCGAGCCGAGGTCGGAGTTCGCGGAGAACGAGGGCTACGGCACCGGTCGGATCGCCACCCTCCCGGCCTCGCTGGTGGACCGCGTGGCGAAGGTGGACGGCGTCGCCAAGGCCCATATCGATGTGACCGCCGAGCGGATCACCGTCGTCGACCGCCGCAACCGGGAGATCGGCGCCCATGCCAACGCACCCACGCTCGCCAGCGACTGGTACCCCACCGACCGCAGCCCGGTGCGGCTGACCGAGGGGCACGCCCCGCACGGCGACGGGCAGGCGCTGATCGACGCGGACACCGCCGAGCGCACCGGGCTGGGGATCGGCGACCGGCTCCGGGTCCTCGCCGGCCCCGGCGCCTTTCCGGTGCGGATCGTGGGCATCGCCACGTTCACCGGCACCAACCCCGGCGCGGCGCTGGTCTTCCTGGACCCGCGGACGGCGCAGCCCAGGCTGCTGGGCAGCGCGGACGCCGCCACCTCCATCGAGACCCAAGCGGCCCCCGGCGTCTCGGACGAGGAGCTC
Coding sequences:
- a CDS encoding ATP-binding protein, whose amino-acid sequence is MADHQEASVTLPSSPASVAEARKYVTSVLTEWGLPASAEAAETVRLIVSELATNAVQHTSGQSPVFTVDVRLDRDERLRIGVTDSHPRWPKRMPAAVQQDNGRGMVIIRCLTAESGGSLFVTPTPEGGKTVWIAMPWTASVR
- a CDS encoding helix-turn-helix transcriptional regulator; its protein translation is MRYGPAVRRRKLGAELRRLRDLAGLTSGEAAHRVGWHQSKISRLETGHSGAKSADVVRLLDVYGVADPELRALLEALCGGGAEDPEGSRRGWWYAYRDLLPPAYRDFISLEAEAARARSLETTVVPGLLQTAGYARAVTRAALPELPASQVEALVEVRIARQSVLRGARPLRLHVVLDEAVLRRAVGGREVMAGQLRHLLTMGELGQVRLQVLPFSRGMPIGITGPFIIFSFPRISDLDVVVLDHLTSSLYLERKEDLRMYASAFETLCANALPYEDSLHFIAAIGEGA
- a CDS encoding DUF397 domain-containing protein; this translates as MTTLSRSSTSRLPFASRPSMSSAARRSTLECSIVNHRSESPVPGAAQWRRSSYSVGMNNCVETTVTVTGRLAVRDSKRAAGPMLEFSPSAWSTFLTGLRKPAGTAAR
- a CDS encoding 8-amino-7-oxononanoate synthase, yielding MPQHPHPDPFGWLDAERERRHRAGLVRAVRPRPADSPLLDLASNDYLGLARHPEVTAAAAAAAGRWGAGSTGSRLVTGSTELHAELEAELAAFCGFEAALVLSSGYAANLAAVTALSGPAVAAPDGPGALIVSDAGNHASLIDGCRLARARTEVAPHADPEAVRKVLAGHDGTALVVTDSVFSVDGDAAPLADLADACRGGGAALLVDDAHGLGVLGEGGRGALHAAGLAGVPDVVATVTLSKSLGSQGGAVLGPARVIEHLVNAARTFIFDTGLNPAAAGAALASLRLLRREPERAARARAVAAALHQGLTAAGLAAVRPDASVVSVRAPGPEQAVRWAADCRTAGLVVGCFRPPSVPDGISRLRLTARADLTDAQVAEAVAVVAAHAPVG
- the bioB gene encoding biotin synthase BioB encodes the protein MDLLNTLVDKGLRRESPTREEALAVLATSDDDLLDVVAAAGKVRRAWFGRRVKLNYLVNLKSGLCPEDCSYCSQRLGSKAEILKYTWLKADEAAAAAKAGVAGGAKRVCLVASGRGPTDRDVERVSKTIAAIKEENEEIEVCACLGLLSEGQAERLRDAGADAYNHNLNTSEATYGDITTTHTYADRVSTVQQAQAAGMSACSGLIAGMGETDEDLVDVVFSLRELDPDSVPVNFLIPFEGTPLAKEWNLTPQRCLRILAMVRFVCPDVEVRLAGGREVHLRSMQPLALHLANSIFLGDYLTSEGQAGKDDLAMIADAGFEVEGADTTTLPAHRADALAAAAGGCGSHAGGGCGSHESSGCGGHEETGGCGPCGGGADVAPSQADPGQARTDLVAVRRRGAGTDLAPNA
- a CDS encoding adenosylmethionine--8-amino-7-oxononanoate transaminase codes for the protein MPEPLTASELLALDRQHVWHPYGPMPGRQDPLIVESAAGVRLRLAEPVEGHHELVDGMSSWWSALHGYNHPVLNEAARGQLDKMSHVMFGGLTHEPAVRLATRLVEITPEPLRHVFLSDSGSVSVEVGLKMCLQYWRSLGRPGKQRMLTWRAGYHGDTWQPMALCDPDGGMHDLWSGALPRHIFADAPPTGFDAEPDPAYVAHLRELIARHADELAAVIVEPVVQNAGGMRFHSPGYLRALRAACDEHDVLLVFDEIATGFGRTGALFAADHAGVSPDVMCLGKALTGGYLTMAATLCTERVAEGISRGEVPVLAHGPTFMGNPLAAAVANASLDLLLSQDWAGEVKRIEAGLRDGLAPALELPGVRDVRVLGAIGVVQLDRPLDTATMAAASRAAFREGVWLRPFRDLLYTMPPFVTDDEDLARICTAVRAAAAAA
- the bioD gene encoding dethiobiotin synthase; the encoded protein is MSILVVTGTNTEVGKTVVTAALAAAALARGRSVAVLKPAQTGVAEGEPGDVAEVARLAGPVTGRELARFPEPLAPNTAARRAGLAPVRPHEVERAARELAADHDLVLVEGAGGLLVRMDDAGATLADVAGLLDAPVLVVAQAGLGTLNIAELTAEALRSRGLTCHGLVIGSWPDSPGLADRCNLADFPKVTGAPLLGALPEGAGALSPADFRAAASGWLAPELAGTWDAARFAADHR
- a CDS encoding class I SAM-dependent methyltransferase, with product MPVLSRKPPRDAVHHPLFARCYARVGALADRRAGVAEVRRELLAGLSGRVIEIGAGSGLNFPHYPGTVSEVVAIEPERHLRQLAVQAGVRAQVPVDVVPGTAEALPVKSEAFDAAVVSLVLCSVRDPGRALAELLRVLRPGGELRFFEHGRAEGRALALTQRALDRTVWPLLFGGCHTAREPLALIEAAGFEVTDHRRLRVPPGRVTLPSSPCVLGVAHRSG
- a CDS encoding fic family toxin-antitoxin system, toxin component, whose protein sequence is MNLRIDLAWLLMIAERHTPGDPAVTDYGALVAAVSRHEAEIFGTPIYGDPQTRAAALLQLLLLVPALERSNALFACAVAYGYLVASGVRVTATPERVRDLARLVRDGAVDVRLIAAELRSWSR
- a CDS encoding antitoxin is translated as MGKTQLNVRVDEATAEAARERALQRGVSVNRYIEELVRKDAGEAGQTFVEAAADFMEQYRTVFAEEFGRQGDDRP
- a CDS encoding ABC transporter ATP-binding protein — its product is MSTAEEGRTRRSGTAARAAALTKAYGSGETAVVALDAVDVEIARGRFTAVMGPSGSGKSTLMHCLAGLDTVSSGRVWLGDTEITGLNDRELTRLRRDRVGFVFQAFNLLPTLTAAENITLPMDIAGRRPDPRWLDKVIDTLGLRDRLGHRPSQLSGGQQQRVACARALASRPELIFADEPTGNLDSRSGLDVLRFLREAVDELGQTVVMVTHDPSAAAHADLVLFLGDGRIVDQMPNPTAEAVLERLRLFTGRYAPADATPSGSAPGTGPGPYDADAAPYDADPGASPGDARRGALDPDLDPDGRG